From Phaeobacter sp. A36a-5a, the proteins below share one genomic window:
- a CDS encoding DUF3305 domain-containing protein has protein sequence MPLGVVLRRQPGVTRWARWSWKATSVLPGAAQADWQLLREAGEVREYHAATLPLELHRSEAEAYLHGLTAEPPCIYVVLRDGVSDDRPLEVLLVTASPYEAQDYADNGEDLVEKVPMPDGLIAWVRDFAQLHFHDEPFKKRRRDRVKTDASEDGIGDPRISQMTDVYRSPALKKARLS, from the coding sequence ATGCCGCTGGGTGTCGTCCTGCGGCGTCAGCCGGGGGTGACCCGTTGGGCGCGCTGGTCGTGGAAGGCAACCTCGGTGCTACCGGGCGCGGCGCAGGCGGACTGGCAGCTGTTACGCGAAGCGGGCGAGGTGCGGGAGTACCACGCCGCCACCCTGCCGCTGGAGCTGCACCGGAGCGAGGCCGAGGCCTATCTGCACGGGCTGACCGCGGAACCACCCTGCATCTATGTGGTCCTGCGCGACGGCGTGTCGGACGATCGGCCGCTTGAGGTGCTCTTGGTGACGGCCTCGCCCTATGAGGCGCAGGATTACGCCGACAACGGCGAGGATCTGGTGGAAAAAGTACCGATGCCGGACGGGCTGATTGCCTGGGTCCGCGATTTTGCGCAGCTGCATTTTCACGACGAGCCGTTCAAGAAACGACGCCGGGACCGGGTCAAGACCGACGCCAGCGAGGACGGGATCGGCGATCCGCGCATCTCGCAGATGACCGATGTCTATCGCTCGCCCGCCCTGAAGAAGGCGCGCCTGTCATGA